In Nicotiana tabacum cultivar K326 chromosome 2, ASM71507v2, whole genome shotgun sequence, the following proteins share a genomic window:
- the LOC107770122 gene encoding uncharacterized protein LOC107770122, with amino-acid sequence MRRTQANDASHRRIQKYCYLDECAVNGIEPTRAEIFLLTHKKRKDGWPLDDDFVKTIKMINERMSNSERSTKQPPRSVAWEGNVYSQVLGNEKSRYVRGLGLGPTPSLLWGSRSSLGNIIAGDSSNEVIQRLEQKIIKLKEKQNEEMNMMKQNQEMIQSELLQMRQLMRKYAPDASMP; translated from the exons ATG AGACGTACCCAAGCAAACGATGCCTCACATAGGAGGATCCAAAAGTATTGTTACCTTGATGAATGC GCTGTAAATGGGATTGAGCCTACACGAGCAGAAATTTTCTTATTAACTCATAAAAAACGTAAGGATGGTTGGCCACTGGATGATGATTTTGTCAAGACAATC AAAATGATAAATGAAAGGATGAGCAATAGTGAGAGATCTACTAAGCAGCCTCCTCGTAGTGTTGCTTGGGAAGGCAATGTGTATTCTCAGGTGTTGGGAAATGAAAAAAGTCGGTATGTTCGTGGTTTAGGACTTGGTCCAACTCCTTCTCTTCTATGGGGTAGTAGGTCTTCCTTAGGAAATATTATTGCAGGTGATTCTTCTAATGAGGTTATACAAAGGTTAGAACAAAAGATAATCAAGTTAAAGGAgaaacaaaatgaagaaatgaatatGATGAAACAAAATCAGGAGATGATACAATCAGAATTACTCCAAATGAGACAACTCATGCGCAAATATGCTCCTGATGCATCTATGCCTTAA